In Gimesia panareensis, the genomic window ACCCAGGTCTTCAAACGCCTGGATCACGCGCCCCATTTCATAGTCGTTATACGCTACGTACGCTGCGAACACTTCGACCTGACGGATGAAAAGTTTCTGCGCTTCGGGCGTCAACTCGTCCCAGGGTTTCAGCAGGTCTTTCGGCCAGAGAGTCAGCACCAGATTATCGGGAATCACGCCCAGCCGTTTCTGATTCGCGAAGATCCGCTCGCGCAACTTCTCATAACCATCATCGAACAGGTGCATCTCGTGAATCTTATCGACCCATTCCTTTTTCGGATGGTGCGGTGCGTGTGAGGCACCCGGCACGTAATGCAGGAAGATCGGCTGACTGGGGTCGCTCTGGTGAATCCGCGTCATCCAGTCAATCGCATCATCGGCCATCGCGGTGATCAGGTTCCATTTGCTCTCTTTCCCGATCATCGGCCAGATCTCTGCCTTCGGATCCGAGCGATCCATCTTCAGCGTCCCTTCGTGCCCGGTCCAGGGATAAATCTGAGACGTATTTCGGAACAGGTTCGGTCCCCACTGATTGGCGTCGCCCCCCACGAAGCCGTAGAAATAGTCAAAACCCATGCCTGTCGGCCACTGAGTGAATGGCCCCACCTGGCTGGCTTCATAGGTCGGCGTGTTATGATCTTTACCAAACCACGCTGTCGCGTATCCGTTATCCCTCAGAATACGACCGATTGTCGCGTTGTTCTGACCGATGACGCTGTTATAACCCGGAAAGCCCGTCGCCTGCTCTGCGATCACACCAAACCCGACCGAATGATGGTTCCGCCCCGTAATCAAGGCTGCCCGGGTGGGAGAACACAACGAGGTGGAAAAGACCCGGTTGTAGCGCAGCCCCGCTTTGGCAATGCGATCCATCGTCGGTGTCGGAATCACACCCCCGAACGTACTGGGTACACCAAAGCCCGCATCGTCGGTCATGATCAGCAGAATATTCGGTGCTTCCTTCGGCGGCACAATCCGCGGTGCCCACCACTGTTGGGATTGCAGCGCGTTGTCTTTAATCACACCCCCGAATTTCGGTGCGGGTGCAGGGAGTTGCTTGCCGTCAATGGTCGTCGTCGCACTGGGGGAACCGATCACACCCGTCGTCTGGGGAGTAAACGATTTAGCCGATTGCGGGGCGGGGGCCTGTGTCGTTACCGTTTCCGACTGATCAACTTGCTCAGCCAGCTGGGCAGAGGCAGAACGGGACATCTCCCCGGAGCAGCCGGCAAGCAGCCCGGGCATCCCCAACGTCAGGCAGATTAATCCAACAACCGAATTCAACTCAGTAGGCAACATCCTCATCTCGCATCTCCCCTGGCCCGTAATTCACTGTTGAAAAGTTCTCACAAGCGGCGTTGAGTTGAATACGACATGCATCACGAACGCAATACGCACGCTGGCTCACATCTCTGACCTGTTGCCGCCGAATGACTGGCAGGAGGATCAGAAATGACAGATCTCATTCTACCCTGACAAGAGAAATTGACAATTACATCTTGATGTAGTTTAGATGAATTTCATGCCTCGCCATGAAAGACCGAAGAGACAAGCGGGCTTTGAAACGGAGGCAGAGATGCGTTGCGCGGTAAGGGCTCAGAGAGAGAAACAGAGACCGCAGTCGTCCGCGTCTCAGAAGCGCAGGTTCGCCCGCAGACCGGGCATGACCGAGGTGTCATCGTTCGCATTCGCGTCTTCCAGCACCTGCAGATCGGCAGTCACATGGAACCAGGGAGTCAGCGCGGCATTGTAATAGAGTTCGACTCCCTGCGTATTTCGGACTGGCACCACGGCACTGACCAGCGATTTGAAATTCCCGCTGAGTTCATTATAAAAGTAACCCACGCCCAGAGCGTCCTGTTCGCGACAGCGGAACAGACCATTGGCCTGCAGCGCGATATTACCGCTCCAGCGATACGGGTTCGGATCTCCGTCGGCAATCATCCACTGGCTCATCAACCGCATGTTACGCTGGTCATTGCAGCAGTCGGACCAGACAACCTGATCGAGAATGTAACTGATCGTCCACGAACCGGTCTGCTGTCCCGCGGCAACCACCCCCTGCCCGGGAATCACTGTCCAACTGGTGGGATCGACCGAAGTATAAGTCCGGCTGCTCCAGTTCCCCAGAAGCGCATGCGAACCAGGGTGACCGCGCCATTCGGTAAAGATCCGCCCATACCCCAGCACGACAGCTCCCTGGTCAAACAGGTCGTCCAGGCCGGCCGTCGTGGAAGAATTCGTCGTGTCGTAGACCAGCAGGGCACTCTGGATCTGGCCTTCGTGCAGCCCCATCGCTCCTGCCCCATTGATCGACAGATTCGTCGTTCGCACAATCGGCGTCGGCGCAATCAGCGACAGGTTCATGAATCCGTTGATCCCGCGTCCCGTATTCGGATAGATCATATTCCACAGATCCAGCAGATTGTATTTCCCCGCGGTCAGCGCGAAGTTCTCACTCAAAGCCTGCATGAACATCAGCCCGGTGATCGCTGTCTGATGCTGACCGGGCAACGGATACAACATGTTGCTGTTGGGAAAACTCAATGCCCCACCTGCCGTATTGATGTCATCGCCAAACCGGGTCTCTGCATGCAGAATTGCTGAGAACCCTTTATTCAGTCCCAGCTTCTCGCCCTGAAACGTAAAGAAGTAGTCTCCTTTGCCGCCGTACAGAAACCGTCGCCTGCGACCGCCGCTGGCAACCCCCTGGTAGAACTGTGTCAGCTGAATATCTGCAATCACGCCATGCTCTGCCAGTCCGGAGCGGGCACCGAACAGATCCCCCGTCAGATACTGACGCGATAAAAGGTCTTCCGAACATTGATAACCGCAATCGGCCGCGCCCACACATTCGTCCGTAGAGTCACTACAGGACTCCTGCTCCGAAACATAACTGACCGGTGCCAGCGCGGAATCACTCAGCAGATCACTGCCCTCCCCTGCCGTTTCTGACAACAACAACGGCGCAGGTTCTTCTGCCCACGCAGCAATACCAATCAGGCTGATTGACAACAGGGTCCAGCAGATTACACCAGGTTTCATGATTCGCTTCTTCCAACCGAGCCAGAGTGAAAGCCATGCCACTTTAGCGTCGCAGGGAAACCGATCCCCAAGACAGAGGAAAAACTGACATCTTCAGTTAAATCGGCAAATTCCGATCGGAAACAGCCGGCACGATCCGGTTTTCACTGTTCATTCACACTTGAGAAGCAGGTTATACCGGTTGTGTCAATTAGGTGATGACAGGAAGATCCCCTTGAGACACCAGGGTCATATCAATATATTCGCAACTGTCTATCTCGGTTAAAAAGTGATCCAGTTGTGCTTTGATTCTTGATCTGTCATCTTGGTCTCAAACAATGAGCTTCCAGTCGTCGAAGCTTTGTGTGTCACCGACATTGAAAACAGCGGTTCGAGTAGCCAGCTCGAAGCAGCACTGTTGAGAACAGGGATCCCAAAGAATGAACGTGCGTGTCTTTGGAATCAGTGATAACTCCACACTGATCCCATTACCCGAAACCACACTCTCCGCTTCCTGGGTCCAGGATGACATCCATCGCTGGATCGATATCGAGGCAGCGACCCCCGCGGAACTGGAGGACCTGCTCGCACCGTTCCATTTACGACCGGAAGTGCTGGCAGCCTGTCTCACGCCGGAACGCAGCGAACGCATGATGTCTCAAAAGACAGCACTCTACATGGAAGTCCCCACGCACCTGGGCTGGGATCAGTCGGAAAAACCTTATGTTTCCTTCCTCTGCCTGCAAACCACTATCATCACGATCCATCGCGACAGACTGCATACTATTGAGGATGTCATTCGAGACCTGGATGGCGACGTTCCCCTGTATGCCAATAATTCCTCAGCTCTGTTGTTTTATCTGCTGGTCGAAATCGGGAAACAGACTGTGAATGCCGCCCTCCGCGTACGCGAAGCAGCAGAACAGTTGGATCAGGCTTGCCATCAGGACCCGGCTGCGCTGGATCCTCAGAAAATTTCCACGCTCCGTAGAAAAATCAGTCACTACGCCGCCGTACACGATGACCACGCTTATTGTGCGGGTGTTCTGCAAACCGTCGAATCCGCTGCGTTCAGCTTCAGGGAGCAGTCCCGGTTCTTCGGCGAAACGTTGCCACTGTCGGGGCTCGCCGGTCAGATCATTGCCGGTACAGCCGACCGGGTGAGCAGCCTCCAGCGGGATTATGACGCAATTGTACAGAACCGCGTGGAAAGCCGCCTCCAGTTCCTGACCATCCTCTCCGCTGTGTTCCTCCCCCTGACCTTGATCTCCGGACTCTACGGCATGAATTTCAACGACCTCCCGGGGATGGGAATCAAATCGGGATACCTGATCGTCATCGGAATCATGCTGGCGACCGCGGTCTTCACAGCCGGGTACTTCTATATCCGCGGCTGGTTTGATTAGATCGATTCCAGACACTCAGCCTGCCCGCCACTCAGCCAGTCAGACTCACCTGTTTCCCCGCAGGAAATGCCAGGGCCGTGGACTCCCAAACCCGCCTTTCGACATCGATAGATCCAGATCAAAATATCAAAATAAACATGTTCATACATACAAAATCAATGCAACCCTTCGCATCAGAAACGCAACTTACTGCAGTCATCGTGCAAGTAATTGCATCCACTGGCATTGGCTTGCAGAACAATTTCATCCGGTTTTCAAAAATATTTCAGATAATCAGATCTATATCTCAGCCTGAAAACCACTAAAAACGCCTCTCTGAACTCCCCTTTCCAATAATTTTCAGTAAGCGGCACGTCGATTGCGTTTTAGAAATTCACACATGCCACGTTGGTCAGTCAACGTGCATTCACTTGCGCTCCCCCTATTCGGCCACTGACGCCGACAAAACCCGCCCCCCCAAGGAAACACTAGAGGTAGTTTCAAAACCCTAAATTACGTGA contains:
- a CDS encoding carbohydrate porin translates to MKPGVICWTLLSISLIGIAAWAEEPAPLLLSETAGEGSDLLSDSALAPVSYVSEQESCSDSTDECVGAADCGYQCSEDLLSRQYLTGDLFGARSGLAEHGVIADIQLTQFYQGVASGGRRRRFLYGGKGDYFFTFQGEKLGLNKGFSAILHAETRFGDDINTAGGALSFPNSNMLYPLPGQHQTAITGLMFMQALSENFALTAGKYNLLDLWNMIYPNTGRGINGFMNLSLIAPTPIVRTTNLSINGAGAMGLHEGQIQSALLVYDTTNSSTTAGLDDLFDQGAVVLGYGRIFTEWRGHPGSHALLGNWSSRTYTSVDPTSWTVIPGQGVVAAGQQTGSWTISYILDQVVWSDCCNDQRNMRLMSQWMIADGDPNPYRWSGNIALQANGLFRCREQDALGVGYFYNELSGNFKSLVSAVVPVRNTQGVELYYNAALTPWFHVTADLQVLEDANANDDTSVMPGLRANLRF
- a CDS encoding magnesium transporter CorA family protein, translating into MNVRVFGISDNSTLIPLPETTLSASWVQDDIHRWIDIEAATPAELEDLLAPFHLRPEVLAACLTPERSERMMSQKTALYMEVPTHLGWDQSEKPYVSFLCLQTTIITIHRDRLHTIEDVIRDLDGDVPLYANNSSALLFYLLVEIGKQTVNAALRVREAAEQLDQACHQDPAALDPQKISTLRRKISHYAAVHDDHAYCAGVLQTVESAAFSFREQSRFFGETLPLSGLAGQIIAGTADRVSSLQRDYDAIVQNRVESRLQFLTILSAVFLPLTLISGLYGMNFNDLPGMGIKSGYLIVIGIMLATAVFTAGYFYIRGWFD